TCGACTGTCCAGCAACCAAGCTGCCAATAGATGATAACATTAAAATTAAGCTAAATGAGTAAATAACTGAACTGTAAACAGAATATGTAACTTCAAGAAGCTCACCGATCACCAGAGGTGGAGGATAAGTCGGTGCATTGAACCTGTACCGTACCTGCACCACCAGAACTGCTCCAAGAAACTTTTGGGCGTAGAGCAATTTGAACACTCTCTCTTTCATTTCTAGCTGCCAGAAGATTTACCTTCAAGATAGAAATTCACTGCCCATAAACAACAGAACTTGAAACACCTattcaacttttaaatttgattcaTGAAATATGTGACTCAGAACATCACGATTGCGGAAAAATAACCTACAATGACAATTTTAATCCCTTTTACAAAAGCATGAGAAGCCATGAGAAGCCCAAAAATAGAAACAGTTACTATTCATGTGACTATAAATTAATGGCAAGGcattgaaacaaatttaatgaGAAAAAAACATATTCATGTGCGCACCGCATGCTAGCAAACTAAATGTCAAATGACCAATCCATCCAAAAGTTTAAGCAATTAAGTGAAATTTCAACTGTGGTTTTATTAACTCTAACACGCACCCGCATGCGAATGCCCATTGCACTTGAAGCGTGAATAAGCACACTCGTTTTACCttaatctatttaattaatcaagCAGGATTGCTAAACTCTAGACCTTTTAATTCTATAAGCTTTGATTACCATGTCAAATAACGAATCTATCCGAAAGCTCGGCCTATTAGGTGAGACttcaactataattttattaactcTAACCCTTAAAACAGGCCTCCTTACGCAAACtgaaagaaaaagtaaaaaatgatCTAAGCTGAACGTACAGGCTCCAAATGTCGAGGCAACTCTTGTGCTCCAACATTTGCAGTGCTTGGCATGCACCATACATGCACTAGCTCAGCTGTTTGAACCTCTGACAGGTCACTTAATCCCTTGGGCAGATTGGAACTGTATAAGCCTCCATCAGTCCAGCCATATGCTGTCCCTCCCCCCGCAACACCCTCAACTGGTGGTGCAAAATCTTGAGAATTCCCTCCTGAAAATTTAAATGCACAGAGCAACATAAAGGATAATTCCAATAACTATAGTATGAAAATTCTCGACGTCATGGATGATAGAGGAGAAGAAAATAGTGATGCTAGGAACTACAAGACATGGAGGTGGTAAAACATTGTTCGGGATTCTATAAAATGAGATTGATTTAATGGAAAACCaagcaataataataaaaattagtatagAGAAGCTTTATTTCATGGGCattacatttttatttcttttgaatgCTGCGGACGTATCAATAGCATGTAAATGCACAACCCTTGTAGTCAACAAgtttaaaaatgaaaagtatCTGGAGAAGGAGATAAACAAGAACACATATATGTAGTTAACAGTGATATGCATGCAATGATCCAACAAATAAACATCAATTGCCAGACCCCCCCAAACCACATCCCCTTTCTTTTTGCTACAGAAGAATCAAACTATatccaaaataattttaaaataaaattccttaATTTCAACATGACTTTTAATTCCAAAGCATACTAAATAGTTGCATAAGAGATAAATAGAAATGAATATAATATGATATTAATCTACCATGAAGATGAGCAGTGTGTGAGCACATAATTGGATGGAATCCATGCCTTCAAGCCCTCACAACATGCAGCTATCTCTTCCACGAAAAACAAAAACCTAACACATAAAACCCATTGAAACTCAAAGCTAGTTACCGTGTTCAAAGCTAAAATACCAAAATTGaagataaaattgtaaaatgtaTTTCCTCAGTCTCATTCTAATTGAGAAGATTCTTTTTGcacattgtttaaaaaaaacttagtaactttacttttatatcctcaaattacattaaatttatcacatcttcctaatatttttttttctaaatgcattaattgaagaCGGTAAAAAAAGAATATTAGCGTAAAAGGTattctataaatataattttttaattagattgATACACTGAAAAAGGAAACTGTGTTCAATTATAACGGGGCGGAGGGAGTATAACCTAGTTTCTTTATATAGAATACGCAACCTCAAATAAAACTCCATCACTCAATTTAAGAAACAAGTCAATCAAATTAACATCCTAAAATTCACACATTCATAAACAACATGTTCTTGCAAAATCATGTCAGTCGGGGCATCATTTCATTAATAGAAGAAAATTGActcaatataatataattaaattgaattgttaCATTAGCAGATTTTACAAACACTAAGAATTACATGATCCTGTAGAAGAAGTAATATACAAATTCAAACCATACAATTGCAATAAAAATCAGTAATCAGTAATCAGTACCCAGCTTATAGCATAAAAGTTATTGCACTATAttcactaaaaaaaacaaacagagAATGGAGTATTAAGATAAAGCAATTAATCTGATATGGATACTATAAGAGCAAAATTTCCAAAAAAAGTCTTGAGaagctaaaaaaaattagaaatgatagaacgaaaataaaaaagttcAGTGACTAACCGGTAATATCCATTCCGGCACGGTGGTTGTGACTACAAAGATCTCGATAGCGTTTGTTTTTTTCTGATTAAGGTAAAAGACTGAGAGTCGCTTGACACATATATATGATCGCTTTATAAGAGCAAAAGTGAGAAATGTTGTTTGTTTCGAATTTCACTTAATAATATTGAGAAGGGTAATTTTCATTAACATCCTCCACTTTCTTCCcttttccaattttactctTCAAATAATGAGTTGGTAAATTTTACTAAACACACATGATAAATGGGTTAAAATTTTCCGACATTAAAAGACGTTTAATAACAAGTTAAATTACATGATGACCTGATGTTTTTCTATTTCCAGttatttttaaccaaaaaacTTCAATAAAGGTTCATTTTACTCTCTATACTTACTCAAAAAATCAGTTAAGGCCGAGGTTATGGTTTCAAAGTAATACACACTAAACTTGATATTTTGGCTCGTTTTATCGTTTATGCGAGGTGTCAAAAAATAATTGGAGcattatatacaaattgaagctaaaattgcaaaagatTATTGAATAATTTGAAGTTGGAGAGGTAAAACAAACCATTAATCAAAGTTCATGGTGTTTTTATTCAAGCACATTGTGCAAAAAATTATTCGACAATTAATCTTTTTTGCTAAATTCAAAgggtaaaataattttttgttgaaaaaatcTCAAAACTGTAAATAGTGGGTAATTTTTATCGAGAAATTATTAGGTAGaagacacgtcattaaaataatggcactaccgtaatattactattaaaaagtgtaaaaaagtAATACGCAAATTCAcaatagtgccactattttaatgacgtgtcataatgtgataggctaGTCTGCGGATGACATGGTAGACTAAGAATCTCTCATTTTTATCTGCAATCCCTGAACCTTTTTATCAACAAAAAGATATATGTGTCAttcatttaaacaaaaaaaatcattaagaaCTGCCGACTTTATGGCTACAGATTGGAATGAAAAAATTTTGATGGAAAAGAGTAAAAAATCTGAGTGAAAATTACATGCAAATTGTATAATAGTTTCacttatttattgattttttcatatttgttgGCTTGAGCTGGGCTTTCTAGTGATCTCGGCCTGTTGTGCTATGAAGCTGAAAATGCAGTTTACCATCAGCAAAGGTGAAAGCCACCATTGTGTCATATCAAGTGAAATGTTGGAAATTTTGCAAAACACAAATGTGAACAACTTAGATTTAGTACAACAAAGTAGGATAAATTTTAGACAAGAATATTGCTAAAGATTATAGGATTGATTTAGTATGATCTAGGAAGAACTAACAAGAAGAAATTTTTCAAGCCAATGGACGAGACTTGCCCGGAGACGGTTCAAATATTCTGCTCCACCATAACACTTCTGATAATCTTTACTGCAGATACCTGAAATTGAATGAAATGTATCAGATAGGCAATCTCCGTGTATTATACAATACCTTGCTTAAGGTTATAGCAATCTCCAATTATTCAAAAAAGAGGAAATAACATCAACCCAAGAAACAGATCCAGACTCTAATAATTTAGCAGTGCAGTGGCAATATAGTATTGTAGCTCTTACAGCAATTAAACATGAAAACAAACACCGAGTTGCACAATAAAAGTGAATTTGCTAAGACAGAAGATTACTTAACATAAACCCAACAAATTCACGCATCCAAGCCAATTGAACTATTTAGCATTAATATTGTCCTAGGCAGGCCAAGTAGTACGAAAACGAAAACGCAGAAACAAAAAACTTTGGAACAACAGTTAAACGAAAAACAtcgaaataatatttattttgtaaaataagtagtgtatatagaattttggaaattttataaatatttctgaaaaCAAAAAGTAAAACACCGAAATGTGAAATTTGAGAAGTTCCCATTCAATGCAACATAGTAAACATGTAATGGTGCATGGCAGCTTGAGAAATCCAGAATACGGCGGGCTGTCCTGCATCAGAAATGATATGcccaaaagaaaaacaataatgAGGCAATTCCAGCTTATGAGGCTATCAAACCAGTTTTTCCAGGCTTGGAACAATTAATAAGAGTTTCTGAAAATTGAGGTAAACAGGACTAGGAGAAAGAAGCTCAAGATCAAATGAAAAGGGGTAACATTCTAATAACTAACTAAAAATGATATGAAAGTTATACTGCGCCGGAACGgaataaatgtttaactttttataggttaaaaatataaaattttcgaGTTCCAAAAACACGGAAATGAAAAGCCAATATATAAGACTCGAcaagttttcgtgcaacatagtaTGAAAGTCATAGAATGATCAATAAAATCCACTTGTACATGAATCCTACTAAGCTAATGAATTTCCTCAATCACATTGATGCTTATCAGTTATCAATCACACAAAAAACTTAGGATCCATCAAGAATTCTAACAATGAACACACGACCACAGGGAGCTATTAGGGATCAACTTAAATAATAGGTTTCACCATTAATTTTCTACAGATTATTCAAGCCTTACTGGAAAATTGAAGCaagaaactaaaaaaattaaactcctGCTATTATGAAATTCTTAAACATGGTAACAAATGAAGATGTTTCTGAACACAAATAATAGCCCAATGAATAACAATAAAACAATATGCACCCATATTACCTCTTGTAGATATCAGTGACATATCTTGAAGTATTGTAAAAGATGAACCACATCAACACAACCATCAAAGTATCTGCCATATTAAGTTAAGGAGTGAACAAAAAGGCTAGCTATACAAATAATTGCAGATTAAAAGAAAACGGGAAAGTTTAAAATCTAGAGTCCAATTCTATGGTGATTCGAGAATAACAAATTgcgaaggaaaaaaaaaaaaggatactGAAAAGGTAGCGCTCCCACCAATCCAACATAAAGAGACCAAAAGTGACATTATAGAGATAGATCTTGCGTTGGATCCAGTTCATGGCTATTTAAACCCAAGGGTAAAGATCTGAAAGACCCAGGGGAAAGTTGATAAGCAAACAGCGAATTAAATGCGGAAGAAAATTCAAtatgaggaagaagaagagaataaCAATCAACGATCTTCAAATTCTCGGCAACGGACAAGACAGTGCTTATAATCTACTTTTAACTGAGCGATCAATTTTAGTGATGTCTTATTTCGGGTTCACAACGGATGGCGGGTACAAATTCGGATCCaaataattatgattttctTTTGTTGGGCTTTTCTAATTCGGCTGGCTGGGGCTGAGAGCGCGGGAATTAGTTTGCCCCTTTATCAAGCAGAGTAGCCAAGGGTCTAATCGGGTGaggttttcttttctttttttaatctatTATTATTGGATTAattccaaaaaaataataattccgGCCCTTACTATGCATATATGTGGAGCCGAGTTTTTTTAGGGTATGCATgaaaaattatactccctctgccaaaacaatagtccactttccttatttttttttccaaaacaaTAGTCTATTTTTCTcgtaaattacaatttaaaatatttattgtccTTATTGTTAAAGTGTATCATTTATTACTATTAGCCTAAagtcataacatttaataaggatataatagaaaaaatgaagataaatttgtgaaaagttagcgcattaattgtgtttcttaaactatatgaaaaagaaaaagtggACTATagttttgggacggagggagcaGTAAAAATGAAAGTCCGAGTCTccttataaaata
This region of Mercurialis annua linkage group LG1-X, ddMerAnnu1.2, whole genome shotgun sequence genomic DNA includes:
- the LOC126681834 gene encoding uncharacterized protein LOC126681834 encodes the protein MNWIQRKIYLYNVTFGLFMLDWWERYLFNTLMVVLMWFIFYNTSRYVTDIYKR